From Candidatus Syntrophoarchaeum caldarius, the proteins below share one genomic window:
- a CDS encoding Ribosomal protein S17, archaeal codes for MPRDIGIDVTPPDNECTDHNCPFHGKLGVRGQIFEGTVLSSRMDKTVVVEREYLKMIKKYERYEKRRSIFHAHNPTCIDAKEGDTVKIMECRPLSKTKNFVVIEKL; via the coding sequence ATGCCAAGAGATATAGGGATTGATGTCACACCACCAGATAATGAATGCACAGATCATAATTGTCCATTTCATGGCAAACTTGGTGTTAGAGGTCAAATATTTGAAGGAACGGTTTTGAGTAGCAGGATGGATAAGACAGTTGTCGTCGAGCGCGAGTATCTGAAGATGATAAAGAAATACGAACGGTACGAGAAGCGAAGGTCAATATTTCATGCTCACAACCCCACCTGCATCGATGCAAAGGAAGGAGACACAGTAAAGATTATGGAGTGCCGGCCTTTGAGTAAAACAAAGAATTTTGTGGTGATTGAGAAACTATGA
- a CDS encoding 50S ribosomal protein L14, with the protein MKAIGVKIPKALPTAARLSCVDNTGARVLEIIAVKKYRGVKNRYPKAGIGDIVVVSVKKGTPAMRKQIMHAVIIRQKKEFRRANGVRISFEDNAAVITDEKGMPKGTEIKGAVAREVAARFPKIGSAAAIIV; encoded by the coding sequence ATGAAAGCTATAGGTGTTAAAATTCCAAAAGCACTACCGACTGCTGCGAGGCTCTCCTGCGTAGATAATACAGGTGCAAGGGTGCTTGAGATAATTGCGGTGAAGAAATACAGAGGTGTGAAGAACCGCTATCCAAAGGCAGGTATTGGAGATATCGTAGTTGTCTCGGTCAAGAAGGGCACGCCGGCCATGCGAAAGCAGATCATGCACGCGGTCATCATACGACAGAAGAAAGAATTCAGGCGGGCTAATGGCGTACGAATCAGTTTTGAGGACAATGCTGCAGTTATAACAGACGAGAAGGGCATGCCAAAGGGTACGGAGATAAAAGGTGCAGTTGCACGAGAGGTTGCAGCGCGATTCCCAAAAATTGGATCTGCAGCAGCGATTATTGTATAA
- a CDS encoding Ribosomal protein L26, eukaryotic/archaeal: MRKGDTVKLMRGANRNHTGTVRMVDLKRGKITVEGLTVTKADLTEVAKPIEPSNVMITKLDLSDKERVAILERNKR, from the coding sequence GTGAGAAAGGGTGATACCGTCAAACTCATGCGGGGTGCAAATAGAAACCACACAGGCACCGTTCGCATGGTCGATCTGAAACGCGGGAAGATCACGGTTGAGGGTCTCACGGTGACAAAGGCCGATCTAACAGAGGTCGCAAAACCGATAGAACCTTCAAACGTCATGATCACGAAACTCGATTTGAGCGATAAGGAACGTGTTGCAATACTGGAGAGGAATAAGAGATGA
- a CDS encoding 30S ribosomal protein S4e: protein MSRHQKRVAAPKNWRLTRKTNKWVANSVPGPHSKETSIPLILVVRDMLKLADNTRETKIILNQGHILVNGKVRKDHRFPVGLFDIISIPEMGAHYRLLIDEHSKLSLTRIKEEDAKTKLCRVDNKTIVKGGKTQLNMHDGRNILSEVDVRTFDSVVLRLDNNEIEGVFKRRKGSKAMVIGGKHSGELGEIDKIETIRSSRPNRVTLKKLDDGTLFETIEDYIFVVGEEKVELDLEGIQVEGA from the coding sequence ATGAGCAGACATCAAAAGCGAGTTGCAGCTCCAAAAAATTGGAGGCTGACAAGAAAAACTAATAAATGGGTTGCAAACTCAGTCCCAGGGCCACATTCAAAAGAAACATCCATACCACTTATTCTTGTGGTACGTGACATGCTTAAACTTGCGGATAACACCCGTGAAACGAAGATAATCCTGAATCAGGGACACATCCTTGTAAACGGGAAGGTAAGAAAGGATCATAGATTTCCAGTGGGATTATTTGATATAATCTCAATACCCGAAATGGGGGCACATTACAGGCTACTAATCGATGAACACAGTAAACTATCACTCACAAGGATTAAAGAAGAAGATGCAAAGACAAAACTATGCAGGGTTGATAATAAAACCATTGTAAAAGGTGGAAAGACACAGCTCAACATGCACGATGGTAGAAACATTCTTTCAGAGGTTGATGTCAGGACATTTGATTCTGTTGTGCTCAGGCTGGATAACAATGAGATAGAAGGGGTCTTCAAGCGCAGAAAAGGAAGTAAAGCGATGGTTATCGGTGGTAAGCACTCAGGTGAACTTGGTGAAATAGATAAGATTGAGACGATTAGAAGCTCACGCCCGAACAGGGTCACCCTTAAAAAGCTCGATGATGGAACTCTATTTGAGACGATCGAGGATTACATCTTTGTTGTCGGCGAGGAGAAAG